The genomic stretch AATCGCCAGAATCTGACTGTCAGTAAATCGGCTTATCTTCATCGTAGAGTCCTCCGTTAGTGAGTACTCTACTTCTTCGTGGCACTATTTTAAGGGGGGATTACACATCGATAGCATAAACGCGCGTCCGCCACCCGCAATGAAGGTCTCAACCCGCGAGCTTCTGCGCGAAACGTACGCGTCCAAGATGGCTGGTCTCGCAAAGATGCTGAACAGATACTTGACGATATGTAAGATTTAAACTCCGACCCGGCCCTCATGCACCGACTCTATGCAGTGATTCTCATCACCGCCTCCAGCAGGCGCTCGACCTTTTGCATGCCATGATCCAGCGCGCTACGGATTGCCGCCATGCTGATCTCTGCTTGGCCGCGCCCTGCCGCCCAGTTCGCGCATACCGCGCAGGTCGCATAGTTCAGTTCTAGTTCTCGCGCCAGCGCGGCCTCCGGCATGCCGGTCATGCCGACCATGTCGCAGCCGTCGCTCGCCATGCGGTCAATCTCGGCGGCGGTTTCCAGCCTAGGCCCCTGCATCGCGCCGTAGGTGCCAGACTCATAAGCATCCAGTCCGGCTGCGCGCGCCCCCTGAATCAGCCTTGATCGCAGAGACTCACCGTAAGGACGCGAAAACTCGATATGGGTCACGCAACTCAGCTCGCTTTCAAAAAACGTTTGCGCGCGGCCCCAAGTGTAATCGATGATCTGATCCG from Gammaproteobacteria bacterium encodes the following:
- a CDS encoding S-methyl-5'-thioinosine phosphorylase is translated as MSETLAPALAIIGGTGLAALDGLEVTHREVVNTPYGTPSGPVIHGLLLGKPVIFLARHGYSHTIPPHMINYRANLWALKHLNVAEVIAIAAVGGINPAIQPEQLAFPDQIIDYTWGRAQTFFESELSCVTHIEFSRPYGESLRSRLIQGARAAGLDAYESGTYGAMQGPRLETAAEIDRMASDGCDMVGMTGMPEAALARELELNYATCAVCANWAAGRGQAEISMAAIRSALDHGMQKVERLLEAVMRITA